Genomic segment of Zerene cesonia ecotype Mississippi chromosome 7, Zerene_cesonia_1.1, whole genome shotgun sequence:
CAGCTATACGGttatatgatatttctttttatctcggtgaaacatctcattcccaaGCTATAGAAAAATCCTGtacaaaacatttgaatactaccgaaatttgaaaattccTACAGATGGCGCTATATTAGAAGTGTGACTTGCTTTATGACGatgtcgatttttttttaacctagTCGAGGTGAAGTTAAGAGAAgagagttaataaaaataaaatactaatataggATTGGTTTCCAAATTTGCCGCACCCGTAATTTACGGCTGTGCAAGCGTAACctaattttatccaaatatgCGTAAcgtgatattttattcacacaACTATGAATCAATCGATGTGTATGATTTCCTCAGAagcaaaattttgaatttttcaaactcttttatgttacagtcggcaatggagctggtgggacgcctgatggtaagcgccaccaccgcccatgaacatttgaagaggcttaaggtccattgcagaccttacgcttctccaaatggattgccgactttttgggaggGAATttagaaaggattggcgataggaataaaggaaaggactgggaagggtaaggaaaaggatatgggcctccggctccccNNNNNNNNNNNNNNNNNNNNNNNNNNNNNNNNNNNNNNNNNNNNNNNNNNNNNNNNNNNNNNNNNNNNNNNNNNNNNNNNNNNNNNNNNNNNNNNNNNNNNNNNNNNNNNNNNNNNNNNNNNNNNNNNNNNNNNNNNNNNNNNNNNNNNNNNNNNNNNNNNNNNNNNNNNNNNNNNNNNNNNNNNNNNNNNNNNNNNNNNNNNNNNNNNNNNNNNNNNNNNNNNNNNNNNNNNNNNNNNNNNNNNNNNNNNNNNNNNNNNNNNNNNNNNNNNNNNNNNNNNNNNNNNNNNNNNNNNNNNNNNNNNNNNNNNNNNNNNNNNNNNNNNNNNNNNNNNNNNNNNNNNNNNNNNNNNNNNNNNNNNNNNNNNNNNNNNNNNNNNNNNNNNNNNNNNNNNNNNNNNNNNNNNNNNNNNNNNNNNNNNNNNNNNNNNNNNNNNNNNNNNNNNNNNNNNNNNNNNNNNNNNNNNNNNNNNNNNNNNNNNNNNNNNNNNNNNNNNNNNNNNNNNNNNNNNNNNNNNNNNNNNNNNNNNNNNNNNNNNNNNNNNNNNNNNNNNNNNNNNNNNNNNNNNNNNNNNNNNNNNNNNNNNNNNNNNNNNNNNNNNNNNNNNNNNNNNNNNNNNNNNNNNNNNNNNNNNNNNNNNNNNNNNNNNNNNNNNNNNNNNNNNNNNNNNNNNNNNNNNNNNNNNNNNNNNNNNNNNNNNNNNNNNNNNNNNNNNNNNNNNNNNNNNNNNNNNNNNNNNNNNNNNNNNNNNNNNNNNNNNNNNNNNNNNNNNNNNNNNNNNNNNNNNNNNNNNNNNNNNNNNNNNNNNNNNNNNNNNNNNNNNNNNNNNNNNNNNNNNNNNNNNNNNNNNNNNNNNNNNNNNNNNNNNNNNNNNNNNNNNNNNNNNNNNNNNNNNNNNNNNNNNNNNNNNNNNNNNNNNNNNNNNNNNNNNNNNNNNNNNNNNNNNNNNNNNNNNNNNNNNNNNNNNNNNNNNNNNNNNNNNNNNNNNNNNNNNNNNNNagctggcccaattcgtgccgaagcgtgttcgactaccacatacaaatttactatataaaaacttacatgGGTAGATATGCCGGGTTGTCCACACGTTGTTagctttttctttatttcttctaGTTCTACTTTCTTGCTTTTTGCGAGATCATCAAGGAACTTCTGGTAATCGTCGATGCCTAGTTTTACGGATTTCAATTTTTTGAAGTGGATCGCTGTATCCGTAGTTGTGATTTTCTTCCCATCTATAACTTTTGCTTGTTTCATCCATTTATCGCTTTGAGATAATGTTATTTGCTTTCCATCAGACTTTGGGTCGCCgaattttgaaaacattttaaaggcATCCtgaaattgcaattaaaaattgCTACGATCAGTtaccacaaaaaaattatgacataataataCCGTCTacggtattatattatctgcgATATCgttaatgcattatttttgtttttacaccATAAcggttgtattttttaactgacttcaaaaaaagaagagACTGAATTTTCTCGTATTTGTTACGTTATAACTTATCACTGGtagaatcgattttgatggttctttttatttaaaggtgCCTCCCAGGTGGTGACTattgaaatttggtctagttctaacaatttgaaggcggtaatttttttttattaaaaattgctttGAAACTCAGAAACAAAATCGGGCTCGTTTTTTACGTCAACAAGATTTGATGAGTTAAGTTAACATTCACCGCTGCcacaagataatataaaattaacacgaGCAAAATCAGCGgacaaaaataagttttacataataaacacaCCTATTTTGTAAtagacatatttaaaaagaaatgatattaagtaaatataaacgaTATTTTCAGAAGATTGATGGCCACGAAACCTGTGCAACCTTGTTGCATGTTGTTTTATCTAGATAAAGAGCTGGTAAGTACTCATGCACTTCTAACGACTTTTAACACGGCAAtggaatatatttagtttcagcgtatattatgtaaaggAGCAGTGGTTGCTCATTGGTTAAGCCCTGACGAGTGTTTCAGATATCACTTGATTCTTCGATTTATCTActtattgtttatatcatCACTGCTGAAATGGTGAAGCAAAACAACGTAAGGAAACCCTCGTGGATTAGTGGTTGTCGTGATCAGAACCTTCACAGATGGCTATCTAAATAGGGAAACAGGCTTGTTTCCCTGCAGTGGAatcatatatgggctgatgacgatgataagaagaaacttttattttatttttatgtaaaatttttgcttacaactttttccttttttttcagTCTAGAAGTATAATTGTATTACACGAATATTCCTTTGAAcagtttaatgtaataaatctggataatttataaatagactcCACATCGAATCAATCAAACCCTAGGCCGTTTAAGTACCTACGACATGCAATTTAAAGCTTCACACTTTTTGTTTTGGTGTAAAGATTCATGGCTgctacttatataaatatttttttcccaGACCATTCCTAGACCATGACCACCACAGATCATTTAACAATTCTGTACTTAACTTTAAACCATAAAATCTTATCTTACACGTATAAACAACCAGGCACGaaacattaaaactaattttatttacgtcttgtattataatatatctaacatATCCAAACAATTCGGATCCCTAACAGGATTAGTCCATGCACTAACCTTCATCAACAGCGCTTGAATTTTCCTTTGCGtgccttttattttaataatatcctcCAATAAACATATGTGCATAATGTAACCATTCCAATTATTGACTGTCTACATCACAGTCGCTTTATTACTTAGCTATAAATTCCTTGCAAAGTATGGCGAGTTAAGAATTGAGTTTAATGCTTTCTTTACCTTAAAAGGAATGACATTGTCATCATTCTTTGCAGTAGTTCCGTTGGCTGCGCCCGGTGCTGACCCATTTTCTAGTTTGATGTCCTTCACCTCCTGAGCTACTTGCTCCACCGCCTCCTGCGCTTGTTCAGCCGACATTATCTGAATAAATAGTGACTAACTGGTATAAACATTTCCAATTAGATATTTACGTAAGAATCTTATTCTAACGTATGGCTATTTacctatgtatttttgttttattaaacgttAGGTTCTCACTGACTTTAATAgacttaacaaataataactacatCCTAACATATAAAACGCAAAGATGACTGACTGATCTATTAACACACATCccaaactgctggaccgatcaGGCTAAAATTTGACATACTAATAGACAATATGATATCAtataaagtttgtaccatgaaaatttatttcacacaaCAGTTAGTCAACATATAATCGGGTACCAAATATGTCtcttataaatctattttaataatatgcattaaaaGGTACTTACGAGGTAGGTATTAACTACCtacttatagatatttagCATGTCTGCATACTTCTGTTATTACATCTGACTCGCGCAAAACCGCGTAAAAACTAGATAcgaatgataattattacaatgtcAAGGTGATGTCATACAATAACGGACAAATTAATCTTAAAACTTTGCACATCAATTCGTGTTATGCCGTGTTTTAGCTAAAGTTGGCAATTACATCACCGACCTTGTAGGCAAAACGATTTATCTATATCCGTAAATATCAGCTGAGTTTCTTTTACAATGTATTCTCTTTTTATGCGAAATATACTAAACAACTTATCATGTCGAGTAATGCATAGCCAGTTTCGAGTcacttcaaattttataaatttggatAGATGgcactatatttttaaatgtgactTGTAAAATGcttgtttatgaaaaaatagacGCCACTTActgtttttcatttcaatttccTTGGACCACGCGGGTCCGCCGCAGCCGCGGCGAGAAAACCTAGCGGCTATCTATGATTATAATACTCATacgacaatataatatttatgataaggCTATAATGCATAGGTATTCTTAATTCATGATATATTCTTATCTTTGTTTATTGAACGTGGAAATGACATCATTTTTGTATGTCGACCTTGACTAAAACAGTACgccaatttttgtatataatctaTGACCTAACTAATTCTAGACTGCGGGGGCCGCCTtacctaatttaaaataacttagaATATAGCCAGTAATGTTTCAGTGGGTGTAAAATCATAGcaatttttagaataaataatgactGGCAGAATATCGCACTTGCTTCAAGCAAATATGCATCAATGTACGCAACTACTGAAATAATACCTATATCTACCaaaatcaatgaaattatgttttcagCTTAACGAGATCCtatatcatatatacataagtatttttttacaatacctATACCTAGTAtatgaataacaattataaacataataaatttagctGTACTATCTATTGAATAATGAAACGCAAACCATGTATATTTAGgtcactattatttataaatagacgaCTGAGAATCGACAACACATGAAAACAGCAAATCATTTTCGATTAATTTCtacaaaatgaattatttggcAAACCTACAAATTCTGACAATAATATTGTTGATtcgtttatcgtaattaaaatggCGAACGAGCTGTCGCATCGcgtatatacttatttaaaaatggtgCAAAATACCTGCGTATAAATTTTACCACGGAAAGTGTAATAGAGGATCTGGGGGAATATACAGAATTCAAGTCATATCTACCAATGACTTAGATATGCACATGTTCTTGTTCTATGTTTGtctttcaattttatagtatttttgtaacatCTAGCATCTAGGATAGTATGAAGGCTAGAGTAAGCTAAACATCCGGTCAAATCCACTTGTAACAGCTGGTAATTTCCTgctaactaaaaaaataaagaagttgCATACAAACTACCAACCGGGTTTTATGTCGCCTCTTCACCATTGAATCTACTTTCCGAACAggtggtaaataataaatgatgtattttgacgattcaaaagcttATCTTAAAGAAGTCTGGTTACATATACATACGTGTTGAGTGTGAGTGGCGGCTGCCGATCGATGAGATCCCTCTTCACCATTATTACCATTTATCCCGCTCTAATGCAGAATTCTTTCTAATAAGTCGTCAACTAACTTtcaacatttaaacatttatttatttatagccacattataaacaaatttacaaataaagagACACGACGTTTGGCTAAACTAGGTACTAGACCTGtgctataaaaactataccTAAACACTTTTAGTTTTAAGTTAGcaacacatttataaatgcaaactCTTATACTAATACTTTGCGTCTAGGACACCTTAAACACAGCACTactgcaaaatatttttcaaaggaCATCGAGAATATATTTAACCCTgcttttatctatatttataaaaattaatcgccAAAAGTGTTGTTAAACATAAAGCTCGATAACATCTCGAACAATtcggcaatttttttaaaggttttgTTAAGGTTTCTATGGAGAGAAAAAACGTGCCAAGGGTGCCGGGGTGGACTGCAAAAATGAAGGATTATATAGGTCTACCCAATAAATACAGAATTATCATGCACATTTGTGAGAGCGGATTGGAAGCACAAGCGACAAcacattgtattatatattactagctgagccccgcagtttcacccgcgttagtccgtatcccgtaggaatatcggaataaaaagttgcctatatgttattccagttgtccagctatctacgtaccaaatttcattgcaatcaatccttacaaactttcgcatttataatatttgtaggataggatgtagTAATAAAAGCCCACCCATATTCAAAATGCGTCATGGCTTTTCTTCGTTGCCACAACGCGTCTGAGCGTTTTTATTAGGGCCGTAACACGAATTTCTCGATGTGAATCTTTTACATGACCACAACGCATTGTGAGCTATTTTTTAACTCAACGAGCGGTCGGTGAGCTTATATAGAAtagacattatatttatatagctttatttacaatgtttattatatttatatagctttcAGTGCCGATATTTGTaatggatttaaattattgtctttttttaccttttcaattgttttatacgcaaagtatattgttatacaattattaatatcactggtatttatattctaactagctgcacgccccggctccgcccgggttgtcattttaaatgactcatttatcgtaattaaaattatttaaactatcctatctctcaagttggatcgaactgcacatggtgtgcgaattttattataatcggttaagtggtttaggagtccattgaggacaaacattgtgacacgagatttatatatattaagattagcGTCGGCTCTAGGGTAAAGCGGGTAGAGCTGgtcatttatttcaaaggGCGCCAAGATGGATAACGCAAAAGACGTTTGAttcaaaaacatacatttttatttttaatttttatagcattgaaatgctttatggatgagaaattttgaaggaatagaaaaaaattgatcacgaggcaggattcgaggcacataaaaccgaaagagtagaagaaattcgattatgTGGCGGGATCACTGGTGGCTGATAGgcaggcgttgctacggtatggTAAAAAGACGCGGATTCGAATCCCGctttgtgataatttttttttgtattctttcaaaatttcttatcatcatacattttgttaatgatgttcatttgattattaaatagcaaatagtcatgaaattaaaataccaGCTACCtactatgaataaattttttaaattatgataaaccAAAACGATATGAACGGCAAGATCAAATGCCGTCATTAGCTTTCGTCTCTAATGCGAGCTACGGCCGGCTCTGAATTAAATTGTGGTATGTAAGTGCTAATCGTGAATTTTATTCAagtacatcatcatcatcatcatcatcagcccatatatgttcccactgctgggacacaggcctcctatgagggttcaggccataatccaccacgctggccaagtgcgggttggcagatgtcacatgtcgtcgaactttttaattcttggacatgccggtttcctcacgatgttttccttcaccgtttaagcagtggtgatgttatccacatgcgcagataaattgaaaaatcaattaatttcctgcacgctcgcccggtctcgaaccccgacttatcgattttgaagtccgaggttctcaccactgagccaatTCAAGTACagttacaattaataataattaatcatggGGGTAGGTACagatatctaaattaaaactttattgtcaAACCGTGCTGAAGTAGTACTAGTATCACTGTCTTCATTTATTCTGCGTATCAGTCATTCTATGGAACAATGtggcataaatattaataataataaatgcataccTTAACTAACGTACCTATACTTTTGACATAACAAGAACTACAATATCTGAAACGGTGCTTGAATGATAATATGGTAAgatcataatacaataataaaaaaaacatgaatacGTAGTCCATAAATCCTAGTCATCAATGTGCTTTATGAAAACAGCTCTCAAGCACGACCCATATTCGTGGATACATTCATTGAAATCAGGGCATCATAGTAGTGTAGCTATAACTAAGACATCTTACATTACCCATGCACCTATTTTGACTGCGCATTTATAAATGATCTAGTGCGATCATTTCTAAAATTGTTAACAAGATTAAGATACTGGTATATATCCGTTATTAGGTAGATAATTAATGACTATACTCTATAGGGactagatatattattatgttttactttttttacacTACCTGGCAGAAAACGCTTTTGATCGATGAGGCCGCTTAATTTTGCAAATCATGTATTACGTAATGtttggttttttgtttttatccctgtgtttattattactattgaCTATCGAGTACGACGACTTTAGTAAATTCCGTAAacaacttataaattattattgttctacTAATGAGCCCGTATATTACTAAACTGCTTTGCATCACAATATTTGtctatagtaaaatatttcttttcattatGTAGAAGCACGTAACCCATTGAAAGCATGACGTCAGATACAACCATAGATGCATAAATCTTGCCATGACTCATctcattcatatatataaataacacttcCAATATGggaacttatttaaattttgttttgtgtttgacaTCGATGTGgttaacagtttttaatacaCTTTTCTAACtacgtataataattatggtgaacgttcatattattatcaacacAATGCCATACGATAACCTATTTGCCATACGTTTAATTTTCAACCCACAATGTGTAATATAGAATGCAcaaatataaaacgcaaataaCGTACTTTCCTCGTAATGAAAACACTTGTGTCAGTTACAACTTAACTTAACACCTGCTAGCAATAGCCAAAGCCTCATTAAAATCATTCCAGCCTTTTCGGAAATTGGctgttattacttattatcaGATCGATACCTACAGATCTTCTTCAAAAGAAGCAGTCAAATTCAATTTTGGATGCAAAATAGTTATtcgtaatttgttttttgtcaactttttatccttgCCCAACGAATTACTTAAATTCTATCAGAATAGGTACTTATTTTAAGGTGATTACCTACTTgtacgtttataataattttatccgAAGTGTATTTGTGGGTATAAatcaatagaaatttaaaatctttggtataagttataaaataccaACAATGACGATAAATTGGTAAAAAACGACATGGCGGGAAACGATGAAAGTGAATAGACACGAGTAAAAACTGATAGATGCTAACGGCCTCCCAAGTTTCTAACATAACCTTTTTACTATCATTGAGATATTAATctaagtattaattaataattctgttgcattataataaaacgcaCTCacctaatattttttaacattatttcgcTTCTGCAATCCTTTTCGTTAACCCAcagatttttaacatatttatattatttaaataaagttagaTTCTTATCATTGCTCTATGTATAGAGTGTGAgtcagaaaatatattttcactaGAATAAGGTACTACCTACTTAGGTAgaaacttatatattaatcaataacAGGTAGGATAAA
This window contains:
- the LOC119828289 gene encoding tubulin polymerization-promoting protein homolog is translated as MSAEQAQEAVEQVAQEVKDIKLENGSAPGAANGTTAKNDDNVIPFKDAFKMFSKFGDPKSDGKQITLSQSDKWMKQAKVIDGKKITTTDTAIHFKKLKSVKLGIDDYQKFLDDLAKSKKVELEEIKKKLTTCGQPGISTHLPKSPAAAAAVDRLTDTSKYTGSHKQRFDQTGKGKGIAGRKDLVDGAGYVTGYQHKDTYDKSH